One part of the Vitis riparia cultivar Riparia Gloire de Montpellier isolate 1030 chromosome 15, EGFV_Vit.rip_1.0, whole genome shotgun sequence genome encodes these proteins:
- the LOC117932245 gene encoding uncharacterized protein LOC117932245, protein MQTLSMDACNFPGSHPQFLGFRANSLSFSSSSPSPVSFPNRTPIFPCISCTSNARSQNPRRNTHGGGRGERPNAKGKDNVWSVDNDASAMVQKEREKATRRRRRGRRVRTVKRSKGDRVMISQAMLMEVERVLQTQEPVIRPAWNTFASSVSGIWKGVGAVFSPITAEMEPIDIGNKSESLYDCYTLSCVEAVPPSVGGQTSQIQRKINWVTLNPYGEMQYRMEVAIEAKKSVTNHILPKFESFDFGTSDVMEEDIMGHESGLVFFEDGSYSRGPVEIPVGELDESKYYLSPTFKFEQCLVKGCHKRLRIVHTIEFSNGGSDIRIMRVAVYEEQWVSLSSLPDQSDLELDSKPFSQRKRTQPSELTGSWKVFEVSATPVFGEEMLAGESNGTPYVYLCTETLKKRSLPENSVYFGEEEMLDMQDVTVLWLPGGVTGYVDVNKEGVLCIGVGWYSDEGINLVMERDYGIDGKLKEVRWKTEVKRRWSDPIPL, encoded by the exons ATGCAGACTCTATCAATGGACGCTTGCAACTTCCCAGGCTCTCATCCCCAATTTCTAGGGTTTCGCGCTAACAGcctctctttttcttcctcATCTCCAAGCCCTGTCTCCTTCCCCAATCGGACACCCATATTCCCCTGCATCTCCTGCACCTCCAATGCCAGAAGCCAAAACCCTAGGCGCAACACCCATGGGGGAGGAAGAGGAGAGAGGCCCAATGCCAAGGGCAAGGACAATGTGTGGAGCGTGGACAACGACGCCTCGGCTATGGTCCAGAAGGAAAGGGAGAAGGCGACCAGAAGGAGGAGAAGGGGTCGGAGGGTGAGGACTGTCAAAAGGAGTAAGGGCGATAGGGTTATGATTTCTCAGGCTATGTTGATGGAGGTTGAAAGGGTGCTTCAAACTCAG GAACCTGTAATTCGACCAGCATGGAATACATTTGCAAGTAGTGTCAGTGGGATATGGAAGGGAGTGGGGGCAGTATTTTCACCGATCACTGCTGAAATGGAGCCAATTGATATTGGAAACAAAAGTGAAAGCCTATATGATTGTTATACTCTTTCCTGTGTTGAGGCTGTGCCACCCTCTGTTGGTGGGCAGACATCTCAAATCCAGAGGAAAATAAATTGGGTAACACTGAATCCTTATGGTGAAATGCAATACAGAATGGAGGTGGCAATAGAAGCAAAGAAGA GTGTGACAAACCATATTTTGCCTAAATTTGAGTCTTTTGACTTTGGCACAAGTGATGTGATGGAAGAAGATATCATGGGCCATGAGTCTGGTCTTGTATTCTTCGAG GATGGATCTTATTCTAGAGGTCCTGTTGAGATTCCTGTTGGTGAACTTGACGAGTCGAAGTATTACCTTTCTCCAACTTTCAAGTTTGAACAA TGTTTGGTAAAAGGTTGCCACAAAAGACTGCGTATTGTCCATACTATAGAATTCAGCAATGGGGGTTCAGACATACGGATAATGAGGGTGGCTGTCTATGAAGAACAATGGGTCAGTCTTTCAAGCCTCCCTGATCAAAG TGATCTGGAGCTTGATTCAAAACCCTTTTCCCAGAGGAAGAGAACCCAGCCATCAGAGCTGACTGGATCCTGGAAGGTGTTTGAGGTGAGTGCTACTCCAGTCTTTGGTGAGGAGATGCTAGCAGGGGAAAGCAATGGCACACCTTATGTTTACCTCTGCACAGAGACCTTAAAGAAGAGAAGCTTGCCAGAAAATTCAGTATACTTTGGAGAGGAGGAGATGCTAGACATGCAGGATGTGACTGTTCTTTGGCTGCCTGGTGGTGTCACAGGTTATGTTGATGTCAACAAAGAGGGTGTACTTTGTATTGGAGTAGGGTGGTACTCAGATGAAGGAATCAATCTGGTGATGGAGAGGGATTATGGAATAGATGGGAAGCTCAAGGAAGTTAGATGGAAAACTGAGGTAAAGAGAAGGTGGTCCGACCCAATCCccttgtaa